In Gossypium arboreum isolate Shixiya-1 chromosome 3, ASM2569848v2, whole genome shotgun sequence, the sequence CTAGAATTATTCATAATTTCTCTTCAACTCAGATATATTcatattaattgaattaaaactcAATCAGCATGCCGGTATGTATTACATAATTTGGTTAATTTCTTTATGTAAgatgtgtattatatatatatatattatataatttcatATTCATGCATTGCACATACTTTATGAAAtctttataattaatatatagtATAAAACATTGGTTAGGTGCGGCacacattttaaattaaattaatcaaaaaataaatatgGGAATCGTTTCCCTAGCTATATAGCTATAAAGCATGAGCTAAGCTCTTTGAGAAGGTAAAATAAAAAGACTAATGTGGGGAGCATCTTATAATGGCTTTAATTAGAAAGCAATATATTATAAGCTTTGATTTTTATGGTAAAGACACAATTACACTAACTCTACTATATGAAAAAGATAGATACCCTTCAATGAAAAAAATTTATAGAAATTGGAATATATCCTTTGTacttgaaaatttgtaaaaaaaaaaagtcaatacATTAATAgtgtttatatatattattaaccatGAAatcatttgattttttaaaaaatattttgtaatgatGTATTATTATATGGTTCGTTTATAATAgggtaaaatataaaataataacttttatttgtttgattatattttagtcacttacgttatcgtttttTATGAAGTGGTCACTTTACGCTTAAACTCATTACCTCCTTAATGGCAGTCCTATATGATAGTCCAAATGGATTTTAAATGTCAACTTGGATGTCCTTGTtaggatgaaaatagattttaattaaataaatttaatttgaactgcagtaggacatccaagttggcatttaaaacctatTTAGATTCACGTGAGGACTATTGTTAGGGAGTTAGCGAGCTTAACGATAGAGtaaccacttcgtaacaaaacgataacgtaatgataaaacgtaacattttaaacataaaaacTAAAATGTAATCAAGtaaataaaagtaattattttATAGTTATTCTTTATAATATACACAGTGAGTGCATCAAATATATCCTATAAAGTTATGTATGGAGTGGATTCTTCTTTATGTTGTAATTCTAGGATAGGTTTCCTATTATAGTTAGAAAGGAAATGATATAATTAAAACCACTTATGAACCAACCAAATAATTTGGTGCACATACATTACAAAAAGGCATGATCATAATTAATTAAGAAACCTTTAAGTGGGTttgattaattatatatatatatatatatatatatatatagtagatTAAATAGTTAGATTTCTTTTTGCATAAAGGAATTTTGCAACTTGGCCCATTGAATAAGTTGAATAAAgttcaattttagttaattttgtttcattttgaaaatttttgtgtgaTTTTAAAATGTCTCCAAAATTAGGACAAATTTGCTAAAATTGTAAAAAGAGAGATTGTTTTTATTCATGTACATTAACTTTGTATTTAGTTTCAAGTCTAAATCATGGGACAGTGGCAACAAATGACAAACTATATGTATAACTATGGTGTGAATGTTATGTTATATATACCTTTCCTTTTAATATTGGTTGCTCATTGATTACAAGTTTGGTATGAACCCATTGTAAGGCTTTCGAAAAGAAAAAGTATGAGTCGAGTTGGATTGGATCAGATCAAACCTAGTATATTAATTCAAATTCAGGTTACAACTTCAAATGCCCCACATTTTGAAGAAAAAATTATCATCTAAATGAAGAAGAAGCACATGGTCTTTAATAAAGCAATTAATGAGAAATTGTTTAAATTCTTCATTTTCTTTAAACTATTTGTGTCTGATATACTGATTTAGAAATACGATCTTAAGACCTGCAATTATATGATCTTGTCTCTCTTGTAATATTAAAAATGGGGTTTAGCTGTTTTGTCTTCTTCCTTGTTCTTATTCATCTCTTTCATTTGTTTATCAACTTCAAAGCCACTTTTTCTTACAAAACTAAAGCACTACTTAACATATGTTTTATGATGATTAactcttatatacatatatatacacatgtatatatgtatgtatatgtatgaatttgtTTAAATTTCCCAATGCATGAGAATCAAACTTAGGTAACAAAAAGATTAATATATCAGATAATGAAAAATTTGCAGATAAAAGGGGAGAAGGTTCATTTCATGTGCAAAGAAAGACTTAAAATCATGAATTTTGTATACTACataattttcttttaataattttgttaTAGATTCTAATAATATCTGTTTTCTTTTAATACGATATCTAGAATTATTCATAATTTCTCTTCAACTCGTATATATTcatattaattgaattaaaactcAATCAGCATGCTGGTATGTATTACATAATTTGGTTAATTTCTTTATGTAAgatgtgtattatatatatatatattatataatttcatATTCATGCATTGCACATACTTTATGAAAtctttataattaatatatagtATAAAACATTGGTTAGGTGCGGCacacattttaaattaaattaatcaaaaaataaatatgGGAATCGTTTCCTAGCTATATAGCTATAAAGCATGAGCTAAGCTCTTTGAGAAGGTAAAATAAAAAAGACTAATGTGGGGAGCATCTTATAATGGCTTTAATTAGAAAGCAATATATTATAAGCTTTGATTTTTATGGTAAAGACACAATTACACTAACTCTACTATATGAAAAAGATAGATACCCTTCAATGAAAAAAATTTATAGAAATTGGAATATATCCTTTGTacttgaaaatttgtaaaaaaaaaaagtcaatacATTAATAgtgtttatatatattattaaccatgaaatcatttgatttttttaaaaaatattttgtaatgatGTATTATTATATGGTTCGTTTATAATAgggtaaaatataaaataataacttttatttgtttgattatattttagtcacttacgttatcgtttttTATGAAGTGGTCACTTTACGTTAAACTCTGTTACCTCCTTAATGGCAGTCCTATATGATAGTCCAAATGGATTTTAAATGTCAACTTGGATGTCCTGTTGTtaggatgaaaatagattttaattaaataaatttaatttgaagcTGCGTaggacatccaagttggcatttaaaacctatTTAGACATCACGAGGACTATTGTTAGGGAGTTAGCAGAGCTTAACGATAGAGtaaccacttcgtaacaaaacgataacgtatgactaaaacgtaacattttaaacataaaaacTAAAATGTAATCAAGtaaataaaagtaattattttATAGTTATTCTTTATAATATACACAGTGAGTGCATCAAATATATCCTATAAAGTTATGTATGGAGTGGATTCTTCTTTATGTTGTAATTCTAGGATAGGTTTCCTATTATAGTTAGAAAGGAAATGATATAATTAAAACCACTTATGAACCAACCAAATAATTTGGTGCACATACATTACAAAAAGGCATGATCATAATTAATTAAGAAACCTTTAAGTGGGTttgattaattatatatatatatatatatatatatatatagtagatTAAATAGTTAGATTTCTTTTTGCATAAAGGAATTTTGCAACTTGGCCCATTGAATAAGTTGAATAAAgttcaattttagttaattttgtttcattttgaaaatttttgtgtgaTTTTAAAATGTCTCCAAAATTAGGACAAATTTGCTAAAATTGTAAAAAAGAGATTGTTTTTATTCATGTACATTAACTTTGTATTTAGTTTCAAGTCTAAATCATGGGACAGTGGCAACAAATGACAAACTATATGTATAACTATGGTGTGAATGTTATGTTATATATACCTTTCCTTTTAATATTGGTTGCTCATTGATTACAAGTTTGGTATGAACCCATTGTAAGGCTTTCGAAAAGAAAAAGTATGAGTCGAGTTGGATTGGATCAGATCAAACCTAGTATATTAATTCAAATTCAGGTTACAACTTCAAATGCCCCACATTTTGAAGAAAAAATTATCATCTAAATGAAGAAGAAGCACATGGTCTTTAATAAAGCAATTAATGAGAAATTGTTTAAATTCTTCATTTTCTTTAAACTATTTGTGTCTCGATATCTGATTTAGAAATACGATCTTAAAGAATCTTTCaaatagaagaaaaaaatttaaaaacattagACATATCTTATACTCATACTTGAGTTAATGTAACATAGACTTTAACACCCTTAAATCTTACTAGTACCACCTAGAAGTTTCTACTTAGCCATCATTCTCAATATGTTCTCAACATGAGACCAGCTAGGTCATGAACTGTAATATGGATTAAATAAAAttggtgttatatatatatatatatatatatatatatatatatattaaggggAGGTTGATTCAGTTAATCTAGTGGTAGCATATTTGTCCATTGCATTATTAGAATTAACTACAAGCTTTTACTTAGCCATTGTtctcaataatatatatatgtatgcacgTATATCTGTTGAGGGAAGGTTGATTCAATTAATGTCATTTAAGGAATTTGACTCAAACCCTATTAAATACACATGCACATGTCTTATTAATAAGTGACCGTGAGCCACGCATGGTTTTTATTGAATTTGTTGTCTCTTCAAGTAATTTCAAACATTCGAGTTCTCtataaaatcaagaaaaaaattCGAGTGAAAATAATATCTAATATGTTGAAGAGTTTATCAATTCTCAATAGATAACGCTTCGAATTTTTCTTTAGAAGTATAGAGAAGTAACTTACAAAAAGCACTTAAAAGCAATATAATAAAGAAGTGAATCAAGGGTGCATGACCATAAATTCTTAAAGAATGAACCATGGCATATTCATCACCAAaacttgatctatatatatatggcaaaTAATGATAAATTTTACCCTAAATTAACCATGCAAAGCATCAATCGTCATTGCAATAACATCCTTTATATGCCATTCAAATAGATGTTGAAATAAACCTAAAATATCAATAATTCCATGAATATTTTGTGTAAAATTTCCATGAAAAAAAGATGTAGTTACCATGAAAAGAAAGCTACAAGCGGCTACCCACTCTAAAAACAGTTACCATACAAGAAAAATTTCCACACAGTGACACCTCTCAAATGTGATGTGATTTAAGACATTAAGGCAAAAGCCGAAGAActgttatatataaataaataatgggaaaataaaaaaatgtagTGGTTAAAAACCCTAGCATTTCCTAATTTTAACCTAACCTAAAAAAACCTATATATCCAAAGCTTGGTGGCTATACGGCGATCGTGAGGTCATTTCTTACTCCATTGATTTGCCCTTTTTTTGATATAGAAAATCTGGGTACGTACCATTTTTAACCATATGTGTTTTTGGCTTTGTTTTGCCTTGATTCAGTTCGGCTGACTGCTGGTTTGTGCTATAACTCACTGGTTATGTCTTATTATTTCTTTTGAATATAAGGGACAGTTTGGAAATTGTTTTAGagctaaaaaataataaaatttttaaaagaagtaAAATATCATTTTTTTCCATTATATTAATTTGTGATTTCTTAAAAACTAAAGgggttatataaaaaaaatttcctttttggAGCCAAGTTACAAAGATTAATTTTTTCTAGGGTTCATTATAGCTTCTACTAACAATATTATCTCCAGTATTTGAACTTGAGTTCTTTCGCCAATGATACATCATCTCTAGGGTTTGAATATAAATTATCTCCTTAAAAATATAATGTGCCTTAGCATGGCATCTGACATCAGACACTTGAACATTGATTTTGTCTTATTTATATCCCTCCTTTGGTAAAGGCTGAGGTTGGTTCGAGACTCATTATGCATAATTATCATGTGTAGGATTGATTTTAGGTTGGATTATTCCGGTTCTTAGTTCATTTGCATcggtattattttaattatattttatagtagtttttacacatattttataattatacttTGATTGTATTGTAATTGTaaacttcatttttttttataaatacaaCTAGAAGTATAATCACAAATAATAACCGTAATTAAAAATGTACAAAGGCACTTGAATCGAAACATATCCAACCTTAGACTAGAATAAATTTGAAAAAGACCGATATATGATTTACATAGCCAAAATCAAATTTGGGATCTCAAATTGGTAAAGATTAAACATTGGTCGATTTTGCTATTAGCCCTTGGATCTTGTATTATGTGTACGCATTTGTTATGGATTTAGtttatatactttaatttggtcaaatTTAATCCTTGTATTTTTTGAGTTGAGAAATTTTAGTCATAACCcaaatagtaataattaaatcTGTTTGGTTAAATTCTGATATTAGTCCTATCTTGTACATAATGTTATAGATTTAGTtcatgttttctaattttatcattcttaatccctatactttttaaattttaaaaatttaatcttaACACAAACAACAACtattaaatctattaactaaCTTTTTTAGTGATAATACACGGAAATAATAAGCTACAagtgatcatttatttaccatataaaattttaaaaataacaaagctcaataaatttaacaattatcaGTTTTagctaataaaaattttaaccataAATATTAATCCACTATcaaattattagtattattataatattttatcaaCATACTACTTGGTTGTTGAAGATCttattaaattttgataataaaaatcCTCTTTGTGCGGAGGACTAGGAGCAATGAACttagattttttttcttaaaaaagtataatttttaaatcaaaacAAAGAGTGTTCAAATTATCATCACCATCAtcattattataatttaaacaaGAGTGTTCCAATTAATTAACTCCTAAACTATTGATATTTCTAgggaaataaaaaatttaatttattcctGAATAAATAGATCGTTCATCGTTCAGTCCACAGTCTATATGAGAATTAATGGACTATGAAATAAGGCCCATCTTCTGCCTTCACTGGGATATGCACGGCCATTTCACTTAACCATAATTTTTTCGGGATAATTATCAAaatcatatttaattttaatttagtgtAACTTTGATTGTggttaaatacaaaaaaaaatcaataattgtgctaaaattttataaaaattaaattaaatcaaaattttatatatcaaattataaaagaaaaatcaaaattcatatctaaaattaaatattaaaacaaaattcatatatatatatatatatatatatatatattttagataaaatcaaaattcatatctaaaattaaatattaaaacaaaattcatatatatatatatatatatatatatatattttagatatctttcttctttaaacttAAAAGAGTCTGATCTGAGTGTGATCAACTCAAAATTCAACCCGATTTAATGATAAAATGCCAACATTACAGAATCGAATTAACTGAAGTTAAAACTAACCTGAATACTACACAATTTGAACCCGAAACAaccaaataaaaaatcaaaacaacCTCAACCCGTAAAAACTAGAACCCCAAATGACCCAACCCTAAAAACTTATGCCTAAAACCTAAACCGAAACAACCCGAACATttaaaatacacaaattaatCTAATCTAAGATCGATTCTATCCAAAACTAATCTAACATGCCCAACTAAATACGCCTGAAGGACAAAAGAACAGAACATAATGAAAATCAAAGGTTAGTTGGAACTTTTTTGCACTAACAAACATTTCAGTTGTTTTTACACAAATACAGAAACacgaggaatttaaaaggtttaTGTAAAAACATCAAGTTTTTCCCAAATACCTGCGTAAAACATCACATATATGCAAACCAATTGGGGCATACACACACATTACTCAGAGTTGGTATTAACAGCAGCAACAGTGGAGACCAAGGAATCTACACCACAAACATTGCGACCCCTGCAGATTTTGTAGTATCCATTTTCACCCCAGGTTTCTCCCCATGAGTTCTTAATGATCCAATATGGTTTATCCTTCAACCTGATGGGGGCATAGCCTGCTGAACCATACCCCACCAACAATACTCCGTGGTCGAGGCGTTTAGAGCAAATGTACGGGCAAGAAACTCCCCCAATGTATGTTTGCATGAACACTGCATTTATGGCAACTGCCATTGCAAAAGGAAGCAGACAGCTCAGAATTAATGATAAGCCATTATTCAGCAATGGATAGTAAGGATTTGGATATTTGTGAAACTTTGATTTGCTGATAACGAATTGTAAATGGATGTCGAAATTAATCCTCATATATCCATTATTTGAATCTGCTTTAACATATTCGGATGTCCGTTATCCAAATCTACTTTAGTTTTGTAGATAATGAATTCAGATTTGGATATCGAAATCCATTATTTGTTTTACTTCTTAAAACTTTTTACACTTACTAAATGCAAATCTATAACAGACTTGGATAGGTTAAAGTACTTGAGCGGTCCCTGTATTATATGGACTGGATCAAATTAATCTCTctattattaaatggatcaatttagtccctatactattaaaaagaatcaaataagtccAAATTGGAGCATAGTTAACATTTACTGTATAAAAAATGTCTTGAAAATTAGTGAAACAATAAATGATATTTTTTAAACAGTAAATGTTAACTCTAGTCCACTTTGCCTTTAGttgattctttttaataacacaaggactaatttatctatttaatactagagggactaatttgatcaaGTCCCGACAATAAAGGATCCTCTCAGGTAAATTCACCGATTTGGATATTTGCTGTATGATTTAATTAATTCAGATTTGGATAATAATACTCGAATTTAGTGCAAATGATAAACGAATTCAAATATCCCTAAAGCTAGTGTAAGGGTAAAAATTATTGACTTACCTGCAAGAGGACCATTCTTCACAAGATTTGCAGCAATTTGATCCTCATCAAGGGAAACAACGCTGAAATTGGCCACCTTAGCAACAATCTTGGACTTGTCAAATTTGCAGGTCCCACGATCAGTGCCAGTGTAGGGGTAGTCTTCCTCACGCATGAGTCCACCAGCTTTGAGTGTATACTCAAAAGCACTATTCATAAGACCACCATTGCATCCTGAGTCGCATGAACCTGCTTCCTCTGGATCACACTATAAACCAAAGAGGATTTACAATTACCCTTTATGTCTCATTGGTTGCTAGTGTAAtaatacaaagaaaaaaaaaacttaggtaCTACATACGTACTAAAATAGTTTATCACAACATAaagaataatcgaagtataaatTTAGACTTCAAATTAGAAGGATGAGTAAAACTCTAGTAAAAAAATTAAGACTTATTTAGAATAAGTAAAAAGTTTCACTTCCCATTACTCAAAATAAGTTGAGGGGCAAATTAAGTTAGTTTATTGCTAACTTATGTACTAAGACGTATTGAAAAAATAATACTCTTGCAATAGCATAGTGTTAATATACTTTCTTAGCTATTGTATTGATTTGGGGAACGAGGGATTGGAACCCTAGAATCAAGCAAGAATCAATAAATCAAATGCAAACTGATCATTACCTCCCAAAATTCATCGTTTATGTTCTTTGACCAATTCCTTAATGTATTCATAATATCCATCATGTTGAACAAAGACAGAAGCAATAACTAACAAAAAAAATTCTAATGCAATTATTCCAATTGCAAACTTAAAGGAAGTTTAACAATTTTCTAATGCGACTTAGCAACTTAAACTACGCATAGCATTTAGCACAAACTAAAGAAAAACGAACTAATGAGCATCAATTTGAAATTGTAATGAATTCAAGGACAGAAGGTTATACATAAACATTAAGAACATCAAAACAAGTAAAAGAACTCAAACCTCATGATCACAATCAACGAGCTGTTGCTCACTAAGGCTCACGAGTTTTCCAGTTGCCAAAAAATTAGCACCTTCCAAGGCTCCTGTTGTACTAAAAGACCAGCATGATCCACATGAACCCTAATAACCAAACAAACATAAACAAAAATCAATGCAATACATTTATTATAAAAATGTTACAAACTGCAGgcttttaaaaattgaaaacctGATTTTTGACGGGCGTAACAGCTCCTTTTTCTCTCCAATCAAAATCCTCAGGCAAATTATCGGTAGGCAAAATCGGTGCCTGGTTCGCATCTTTAGGCAGTCTCAGCCTCCTTAACCCCAAAAACCTCTTCCTGAACTCACCGGGAGTCAAATCGGAGAACTGAGTCACACCGTGAGTCGCGGACGGGTCAAGCTTCTGATGACGCTCCGCTCGTCTCAAGTTCGCCCGGAAAACCTTGAACCGGTAATCATGCTCCTCCTCCGAGCCGTACGATTTCTTGAACCGAGCCTTGAACAGCGAGAAGTGATGCTCAGCGGTCAAGGGCTGTGTCTCCACTCCATCATCTTGACCGTCCGTTACTTGCCTGATCAACGGATCAACTTCTGATCCGACGACCGAGAAAGCCTCCGATGATATCAAACCGATGAATAAAAAATACGAAATGACACACAGAGAAAACGCCATACGATGAGCCatttttttgcttttctttttcctttttggaagtgaaaaaggaaaaaaacgaAGGTGCGTTATTTATAGGTACATAATGGATATAATACTTTGAAATTAATAGTTGTGGGGGTAGTTTggggattttaaaaatgttgctTCTGTGTGAGGGAAAAGAGTGACCAACGAGGGAACGCCACGTGGTTGAGTGAAGTGTTGGCATTGAATGATAGTTGCTTTTGGATTtgggctgtttttttttttttttaattattatacaCCGTTTTAATAATTTAGTTCCATAAAAATATTATGAACGTTTAGGTGGGTTGGTTTTTAATTGCGCAATTTGGGTCATCTTTGTTCacactttttctattttttaaattttttatcgagtttttaTCGATTTCG encodes:
- the LOC108476419 gene encoding cysteine protease RD19A, with protein sequence MAHRMAFSLCVISYFLFIGLISSEAFSVVGSEVDPLIRQVTDGQDDGVETQPLTAEHHFSLFKARFKKSYGSEEEHDYRFKVFRANLRRAERHQKLDPSATHGVTQFSDLTPGEFRKRFLGLRRLRLPKDANQAPILPTDNLPEDFDWREKGAVTPVKNQGSCGSCWSFSTTGALEGANFLATGKLVSLSEQQLVDCDHECDPEEAGSCDSGCNGGLMNSAFEYTLKAGGLMREEDYPYTGTDRGTCKFDKSKIVAKVANFSVVSLDEDQIAANLVKNGPLAVAINAVFMQTYIGGVSCPYICSKRLDHGVLLVGYGSAGYAPIRLKDKPYWIIKNSWGETWGENGYYKICRGRNVCGVDSLVSTVAAVNTNSE